One genomic segment of Oreochromis aureus strain Israel breed Guangdong linkage group 9, ZZ_aureus, whole genome shotgun sequence includes these proteins:
- the LOC116321506 gene encoding zinc finger protein 883-like: protein LIHSGVQAYSCDFCGKSFTSAGHLKKHQLIHSGIKPYSCDFCGKSFTSAGHLKRHQLIHSGVQAYSCDLCGKSFTLAGSLKTHQLIHSGVKAYSCAECGKSFTKSGHLKTHKLTHSGVKPYSCDQCEKSFTRPGQLKRHQFIHNGVKPYSCDQCEKGFTAPGQLKRHQLIHSGVKPYSCDQCGKSFNQSGHLKTHQFIHSGVKAYSCQLCGKSFSEPGSLKRHHLSHTQVKPYRCDLCGKSFIQPGHLKTHQFIHIGVKSYNCDLCGKSFFEPRHLKRHQVIHSRVKAYSCYQCGKAFSYRSKLKKHQIIHSGIKAYSCDICGKTFSFKSYLNRHLRIHTGQDVYCCDQCGKMFKTATHLQYHMFSHTEERLYKCDLCDKTFKAPRYLRVHQQIHTREKRYKCSYCEKQSDTDGSSSQPCRHCGGGKAFRCDLCGKTFNHQECLTRHQRRHTGDKMNYCKECGKGFPIPSTLKKHELIHSGVKKHLCDQCGSFFTSASQLKGHIRIHTGEKPYKCGHCNKSFSHSNSRNLHERTHIRWNFSCDQCDKNFRNVSSYSEHKRSHAVNRSFHCYQCAKTFTSLSALCKHQCEHAELKSLDHNESAETERSSSGFRVRLKNLEIRLHRVQMESSVKSVS from the exons ctcatccacagtggagttcaagcgtacagctgtgacttctgtggaaagtcttttacctcggctggacacttaaaaaaacaccaactcatccacagtggaattaaaccttacagctgtgacttctgtggaaagtcttttacctcggctggacacttaaaaagacaccaactcatccacagtggagttcaagcgtacagctgtgacttgtgtggaaagtcttttaccctggctggaagcttaaaaacacaccaactcatccacagtggagttaaagcgtacagctgtgctgagtgtggaaagtcttttaccaagtctggacacttaaaaacacacaaactcacccacagtggggttaaaccatacagctgtgatcagtgtgaaaAGTCTTTTACCCGTCCCGGACAATTAAAGAGACACCAATTTATCCATAATGGAGTTAAAccatacagctgtgatcagtgtgaaaAGGGATTTACTGCGCCTGGACAATTGAagagacaccaactcatccatagtggagttaaaccatacagctgtgatcagtgtggaaagtccTTTAACCAgtctggacacttaaaaacacaccaattcatccacagtggagttaaagcgtataGCTGTCaattgtgtggaaagtcttttagcgagcctggaagcttaaaaagacaccatcTTTCCCACACTCAAGTTAAACCGTAccgctgtgacttgtgtggaaagtcttttattcAGCCTGGACATTTAAAAACCCATCAGTTCATCCACATTGGAGTTAAATCGTACAattgtgacttgtgtggaaagtctttttttgAGCCTAGACACTTAAAAAGGCACCAGGTCATCCACAGTAGAGTTAAAGCATACAGCTGTTATCAGTGTGGCAAGGCTTTTTCTTATCGTAGCAAGTTAAAGAAGCATCAAATTATCCACTCTGGGATTAAGGCATAtagctgtgacatttgtggtAAAACCTTTAGTTTTAAAAGTTACCTAAATAgacacctacgcattcacactGGACAGGATGtttactgctgtgatcagtgtggcaaaatgtttaaaacagCCACACACTTACAATACCACATGTTtagccacactgaggagagactttataaatgtgacctgtgtgataAAACTTTTAAAGCTCCACGTTACCTGAGAGTCCACCAACAGATTCACACCAGAGAGAAACGCTACAAGTgtagttactgtgag aagcagagcgacacagatggatccagttctcaaccctgtcgtcactgtggtggtgggaaagcgTTTCgctgtgacctttgtggaaaaactttcaatCATCAAGAGTGCCTAACAAgacatcaacgtagacacactggagacaaaatgaactactgcaaagaatgtgggaaaGGCTTCCCCATTccaagtacattaaaaaaacacgaactcattcacagtggggttaaaaagcacctctgtgatcagtgtgggtcattCTTTACTAGTGCAAGTCAGCTTAAAGGGCATATACgaatccacacaggagagaaaccatacaagtgcggacactgtaacaaaagcttctcacattCAAATAGTCGTAACCttcatgaacgtacacacattAGATGGaacttcagctgtgaccagtgtgacaagaacTTCAGGAATGTCAGTTCATACTCtgaacacaaacgatcccacgcTGTAAATAGAtcgtttcactgttaccaatgtgcaaaaacattcacttcattatctgctcttTGCAAACATCAGTGTGAGCATGCAGAACTGAAATCCCTGGATCACAATGAAtctgcagagacagaaagatcctcttctggtttcagagtcagacttaaaaaccttgagatcaggctccacagagttcagatggaatCTTCAGTaaagagtgtcagctga